From Gallus gallus isolate bGalGal1 chromosome 14, bGalGal1.mat.broiler.GRCg7b, whole genome shotgun sequence, one genomic window encodes:
- the STUB1 gene encoding E3 ubiquitin-protein ligase CHIP, which translates to MKGKEEREREGGGGAVGPGAAGPGAGGGSPEKSHSAQEHKEQGNRLFGGRKYPEAAAAYGRAINRNPLVAVYYTNRALCYLKMQQHDKALADCKRALELDGQSVKAHFFLGQCQMEMENYDEAIANLQRAYNLAKEQRLNFGDDIPSALRIAKKKRWNSIEEKRINQENELHSYLTRLIMAEKERELAECRKAQQEENMDESRGRVQLAGIEAKHDKYLADMDELFSQVDEKRKKRDIPDYLCGKISFELMREPCITPSGITYDRKDIEEHLQRVGHFDPVTRSPLTQDQLIPNLAMKEVIDAFISENGWVEDY; encoded by the exons atgaaggggaaggaggaacgGGAGCGGGAGGGCGGCGGAGGTGCGGTCGGGccgggggccgcggggccgggagcgggggGAGGCAGCCCCGAGAAGAGCCACAGCGCGCAGGAGCACAAGGAGCAGGGCAACCGGCTCTTCGGCGGCCGCAAGTACCCCGAGGCCGCTGCCGCCTATGGCCGCGCCATC AACCGGAACCCTTTGGTGGCCGTGTATTACACCAACCGGGCGCTGTGCTACCTGAAGATGCAGCAGCACGACAAGGCACTGGCAGACTGCAAGCGGGCTCTGGAGCTGGATGGGCAGTCGGTCAAAGCTCACTTCTTCCTGGGGCAGTGCCAGATGGAGATGGAGAACTACGACGAGGCCATCGCCAACCTGCAGAGAG CCTATAACCTCGCCAAGGAGCAGAGGCTGAATTTTGGGGACGACATCCCCAGTGCGCTGCGCATCGCCAAGAAGAAGCGCTGGAACAGCATCGAGGAGAAGCGGATCAACCAAGAGAACGAGCTGCACTCTTACCTGACCAGGCTGATCATGGCCGAGAAGGAAAG GGAGCTGGCTGAGTGCAGGAAGGctcagcaagaagaaaacatggaTGAGAGCCGGGGCCGTGTTCAGCTGGCCGGCATTGAGGCCAAACAC GATAAGTACCTGGCAGACATGGATGAACTCTTCTCTCAGGTGGATGAGAAGAGGAAG AAGCGCGACATCCCTGACTACCTATGTGGGAAGATCAGTTTTGAGCTGATGAGAGAGCCCTGCATCACACCCAGCGGGATCACGTACGACAGGAAGGACATAGAAGAACACCTCCAG CGCGTGGGTCATTTTGATCCCGTGACACGGAGTCCCCTGACCCAGGACCAGCTCATCCCCAACCTCGCCATGAAGGAGGTGATCGACGCCTTCATCTCTGAGAACGGCTGGGTGGAAGATTACTGA
- the JMJD8 gene encoding jmjC domain-containing protein 8 precursor — translation MAAARRLLAVLLPLAWARARLAGGAGGWQAGDVPEEQRCTVDRTDGSVSPAQFLQRFAFSRPVVLRGVTDNSAFQALCTRQKLLAAYGERLVRLSTANTYSYRKVDVPFQEYVERLLKPQDPAALGSDTLYFFGDNNFTEWGSLFQHYVPPPFRIPGTSGAYSFGIAGSGSGVPFHWHGPGYSEVIFGRKRWFLYPPDKTPHFHPNETTLAWLQHTYPTLPPEERPLECTIRPGEVLYFPDRWWHATLNLDTSVFISTFLG, via the exons atggcggcggcgcggcggctgCTGGCGGTGCTCCTGCCCTTGGCCTGGGCCCGGGCCCGGCTCGCAGGCGGTGCGGGCGGCTG GCAGGCGGGCGATGTGCCGGAGGAGCAGCGGTGCACGGTGGACAGAACCGACGGCTCCGTGAGCCCCGCGCAATTCCTGCAGCG GTTCGCCTTCTCCCGGCCCGTCGTCCTCCGCGGGGTCACCGACAACTCG GCTTTCCAGGCCCTCTGCACCCGCCagaagctgctggctgcctACGGGGAGCGCCTGGTGCGCCTCAGCACGGCCAACACGTATTCCTACCGCAAAG TGGATGTCCCCTTCCAGGAGTACGTGGAGCGGCTCCTGAAGCCGCAGGACCCGGCAGCACTGGGCAGCG ACACCCTCTATTTCTTCGGGGACAACAACTTCACCGAGTGGGGATCCCTCTTCCAGCACTACGTGCCACCTCCTTTCCGCATCCCGGGCACCAGCGGAGCCTACAGCTTTGGGATCGCAG GCTCAGGCTCCGGCGTTCCCTTCCACTGGCACGGCCCCGGTTACTCCGAGGTGATCTTTGGCAGGAAG CGCTGGTTCCTCTACCCGCCCGATAAAACACCCCACTTCCACCCCAACGAGACCACGCTGGCCTGGCTCCAGCACACCTACCCCACGCTGCCGCCAGAGGAGCGCCCATTGGAATGCACCATCCGGCCCGGGGAG GTGCTGTATTTCCCTGACCGTTGGTGGCACGCCACGCTCAACCTGGACACCAGCGTCTTCATCTCCACCTTCCTGGGGTAG
- the RHBDL1 gene encoding rhomboid-related protein 1, with protein sequence MDRSSLLQLIQEQLDPENTGFIGVETFASLVHSHELPLDPAKLDMLVALAQGNDEGQVCYQELVDLISSKRSSSFKRAIANGQRALPRDGLLDETGLGFYKRFVRYVAYEILPCEMDRRWYFYQHRTCPPPVFMAAVTLTQIIVFLCYGARLNKWVLQTYHPEYMKSPLVYHPGHRARAWRFLTYMFMHVGLEQLGFNALLQLMIGVPLEMVHGILRISFLYLAGVLAGSLTVSITDMRAPLVGGSGGVYALCSAHLANVVMNWAGMRCPYKLLRMVLALVCMSSEVGRAVWLRFSPPLPASGPQPSFMAHLAGAIVGISMGLTILRSYEESLRDQCGWWVVLLSYGTFLLFAVFWNIFAYDLLGAQIPPPP encoded by the exons ATGGACaggagctccctgctgcagctcatccAGGAGCAG CTTGACCCCGAGAACACCGGTTTCATCGGCGTGGAGACGTTTGCCAGCCTCGTGCACAGCCATGAGCTGCCCCTGGACCCCGCCAAGCTGGACATGCTGGTGGCCCTGGCACAGGGCAATGATGAAGGGCAGGTCTGCTATCAGGAGCTGGTAGACCTG ATCAGCAGCAAGCGCTCGAGCAGCTTCAAACGCGCCATCGCCAACGGGCAGCGAGCCCTGCCCCGGGATGGGCTCCTCGATGAGACCGGGCTGGGCTTCTACAAGCGCTTCGTTCGCTACGTGGCTTACGAGATCCTGCCCTGCGAGATGGACCGGCGCTGGTACTTCTATCAGCACCGCACGTGTCCCCCGCCTGTCTTCATGGCAGCTGTCACCCTCACCCAG ATCATCGTGTTCCTGTGCTATGGGGCCCGGCTGAACAAGTGGGTGCTGCAGACCTATCACCCCGAGTACATGAAGAGCCCCCTGGTCTACCACCCCGGGCACCGTGCCCGCGCTTGGCGCTTCCTCACCTACATGTTCATGCACGTGGG GCTGGAGCAGCTAGGGTTCaatgccctcctgcagctgatgaTCGGGGTGCCCCTGGAGATGGTGCACGGCATCCTGCGCATCAGCTTCCTCTACCTGGCCGGTGTCCTTGCAG GGTCCCTCACCGTCTCCATCACGGACATGCGGGCACCTCTGGTTGGTGGCTCAGGGGGGGTGTATGCACTCTGCTCGGCGCACCTCGCCAACGTCGTCATG AACTGGGCCGGGATGCGCTGCCCCTACAAGCTGCTGCGCATGGTGCTTGCGCTGGTGTGCA TGAGCTCGGAGGTGGGGCGCGCCGTGTGGCTCCGCTTCTCGCCGCCGCTGCCCGCCTCGGGCCCGCAGCCCAGCTTCATGGCACACCTGGCGGGGGCCATCGTGGGCATCAGCATGGGGCTGACCATCCTGCGCAGCTACGAGGAGAGCCTGCGGGACCAGTGCGGCTGGTGGGTGGTGCTGCTCTCTTACGGCACCTTCCTGCTCTTCGCCGTCTTCTGGAACATCTTCGCCTACGACCTCCTGGGGGCACAGATTCCCCCCCCGCCCTAA
- the STUB1 gene encoding E3 ubiquitin-protein ligase CHIP isoform X1: MKGKEEREREGGGGAVGPGAAGPGAGGGSPEKSHSAQEHKEQGNRLFGGRKYPEAAAAYGRAINRNPLVAVYYTNRALCYLKMQQHDKALADCKRALELDGQSVKAHFFLGQCQMEMENYDEAIANLQRAYNLAKEQRLNFGDDIPSALRIAKKKRWNSIEEKRINQENELHSYLTRLIMAEKERELAECRKAQQEENMDESRGRVQLAGIEAKHKRDIPDYLCGKISFELMREPCITPSGITYDRKDIEEHLQRVGHFDPVTRSPLTQDQLIPNLAMKEVIDAFISENGWVEDY, from the exons atgaaggggaaggaggaacgGGAGCGGGAGGGCGGCGGAGGTGCGGTCGGGccgggggccgcggggccgggagcgggggGAGGCAGCCCCGAGAAGAGCCACAGCGCGCAGGAGCACAAGGAGCAGGGCAACCGGCTCTTCGGCGGCCGCAAGTACCCCGAGGCCGCTGCCGCCTATGGCCGCGCCATC AACCGGAACCCTTTGGTGGCCGTGTATTACACCAACCGGGCGCTGTGCTACCTGAAGATGCAGCAGCACGACAAGGCACTGGCAGACTGCAAGCGGGCTCTGGAGCTGGATGGGCAGTCGGTCAAAGCTCACTTCTTCCTGGGGCAGTGCCAGATGGAGATGGAGAACTACGACGAGGCCATCGCCAACCTGCAGAGAG CCTATAACCTCGCCAAGGAGCAGAGGCTGAATTTTGGGGACGACATCCCCAGTGCGCTGCGCATCGCCAAGAAGAAGCGCTGGAACAGCATCGAGGAGAAGCGGATCAACCAAGAGAACGAGCTGCACTCTTACCTGACCAGGCTGATCATGGCCGAGAAGGAAAG GGAGCTGGCTGAGTGCAGGAAGGctcagcaagaagaaaacatggaTGAGAGCCGGGGCCGTGTTCAGCTGGCCGGCATTGAGGCCAAACAC AAGCGCGACATCCCTGACTACCTATGTGGGAAGATCAGTTTTGAGCTGATGAGAGAGCCCTGCATCACACCCAGCGGGATCACGTACGACAGGAAGGACATAGAAGAACACCTCCAG CGCGTGGGTCATTTTGATCCCGTGACACGGAGTCCCCTGACCCAGGACCAGCTCATCCCCAACCTCGCCATGAAGGAGGTGATCGACGCCTTCATCTCTGAGAACGGCTGGGTGGAAGATTACTGA
- the RHBDL1 gene encoding rhomboid-related protein 1 isoform X1 has translation MDRSSLLQLIQEQLDPENTGFIGVETFASLVHSHELPLDPAKLDMLVALAQGNDEGQVCYQELVDLIIVFLCYGARLNKWVLQTYHPEYMKSPLVYHPGHRARAWRFLTYMFMHVGLEQLGFNALLQLMIGVPLEMVHGILRISFLYLAGVLAGSLTVSITDMRAPLVGGSGGVYALCSAHLANVVMNWAGMRCPYKLLRMVLALVCMSSEVGRAVWLRFSPPLPASGPQPSFMAHLAGAIVGISMGLTILRSYEESLRDQCGWWVVLLSYGTFLLFAVFWNIFAYDLLGAQIPPPP, from the exons ATGGACaggagctccctgctgcagctcatccAGGAGCAG CTTGACCCCGAGAACACCGGTTTCATCGGCGTGGAGACGTTTGCCAGCCTCGTGCACAGCCATGAGCTGCCCCTGGACCCCGCCAAGCTGGACATGCTGGTGGCCCTGGCACAGGGCAATGATGAAGGGCAGGTCTGCTATCAGGAGCTGGTAGACCTG ATCATCGTGTTCCTGTGCTATGGGGCCCGGCTGAACAAGTGGGTGCTGCAGACCTATCACCCCGAGTACATGAAGAGCCCCCTGGTCTACCACCCCGGGCACCGTGCCCGCGCTTGGCGCTTCCTCACCTACATGTTCATGCACGTGGG GCTGGAGCAGCTAGGGTTCaatgccctcctgcagctgatgaTCGGGGTGCCCCTGGAGATGGTGCACGGCATCCTGCGCATCAGCTTCCTCTACCTGGCCGGTGTCCTTGCAG GGTCCCTCACCGTCTCCATCACGGACATGCGGGCACCTCTGGTTGGTGGCTCAGGGGGGGTGTATGCACTCTGCTCGGCGCACCTCGCCAACGTCGTCATG AACTGGGCCGGGATGCGCTGCCCCTACAAGCTGCTGCGCATGGTGCTTGCGCTGGTGTGCA TGAGCTCGGAGGTGGGGCGCGCCGTGTGGCTCCGCTTCTCGCCGCCGCTGCCCGCCTCGGGCCCGCAGCCCAGCTTCATGGCACACCTGGCGGGGGCCATCGTGGGCATCAGCATGGGGCTGACCATCCTGCGCAGCTACGAGGAGAGCCTGCGGGACCAGTGCGGCTGGTGGGTGGTGCTGCTCTCTTACGGCACCTTCCTGCTCTTCGCCGTCTTCTGGAACATCTTCGCCTACGACCTCCTGGGGGCACAGATTCCCCCCCCGCCCTAA